The following are encoded in a window of Armatimonadota bacterium genomic DNA:
- a CDS encoding GIY-YIG nuclease family protein, with protein sequence MYVYMLASRRNGTLYIGVTNNLERRVLEHKSGLVPGFTRKYAVKTLVWYEECREARDAIRREKQLKSWHRAWKIALIEETNPEWRDLAACGS encoded by the coding sequence ATGTACGTGTACATGCTGGCAAGTCGCAGGAACGGTACTCTCTACATAGGCGTAACGAACAACCTGGAACGGCGCGTGTTGGAGCACAAGTCCGGGCTTGTGCCGGGATTCACGCGGAAATATGCAGTCAAGACGCTGGTATGGTATGAGGAATGCCGGGAAGCCAGGGATGCTATCCGACGGGAGAAACAACTCAAGAGTTGGCACAGGGCCTGGAAGATTGCGCTGATAGAGGAGACGAACCCGGAGTGGCGCGACTTGGCTGCGTGTGGATCCTGA
- the selD gene encoding selenide, water dikinase SelD yields MADEIRLTAYSHGGGUACKVGPKDLAQVLRHLPPIVDPNVLVGMNTADDAAVYKIRDDLAVAFTVDYFTPVVDDPRDFGAIAATNAMSDCYAMGVRPAIALNIVGFPVKTLPIYVLDAILQGGADQAKEAGVSIVGGHTIDDPEPKYGMAVVGFTHPDAIVKNSGARKGDKLVLTKPLGIGIITGAIKSGAASAPSVRKAVELMTTLNRGASTVMSEVGVDACTDITGFGLLGHLWEMCSASRLGARISLSRVPVLDDVRELAERDMVPGGAYSNFEYVAADVSFDDEVDEPARLILCDPQTSGGLLMAVPPKKADALVLALIEAGVPAAVIGEIVEDRPGRIEVLP; encoded by the coding sequence ATGGCTGATGAGATACGACTGACCGCGTACAGTCACGGCGGCGGGTGAGCATGCAAAGTCGGTCCTAAGGACCTGGCGCAGGTTCTGCGCCACCTACCGCCCATAGTTGACCCCAACGTGCTCGTCGGCATGAACACCGCCGATGACGCCGCGGTGTACAAGATCCGGGACGACCTCGCCGTCGCGTTCACGGTAGACTACTTCACGCCTGTCGTAGACGACCCCCGCGACTTCGGGGCGATCGCCGCCACCAACGCGATGAGCGACTGCTACGCGATGGGAGTCCGGCCCGCGATCGCGCTCAACATCGTCGGCTTCCCGGTGAAGACCCTGCCGATCTACGTGCTCGACGCGATCCTCCAGGGCGGCGCGGACCAGGCGAAGGAGGCGGGGGTCAGCATCGTCGGCGGCCACACGATAGACGATCCGGAGCCGAAGTACGGCATGGCGGTCGTCGGGTTCACGCACCCTGACGCGATCGTCAAGAACTCCGGCGCGCGGAAGGGCGACAAGCTCGTCCTCACGAAGCCGCTCGGGATCGGCATCATCACCGGCGCGATCAAGAGCGGCGCGGCGTCGGCCCCGTCGGTCCGGAAGGCGGTCGAGCTGATGACCACGCTCAACCGCGGCGCGTCAACCGTCATGTCCGAGGTCGGCGTGGACGCCTGCACCGACATCACGGGGTTCGGGCTGCTCGGGCACCTCTGGGAGATGTGCTCGGCGAGCAGGCTCGGCGCGAGGATCAGCCTGTCGCGCGTGCCCGTGCTCGACGACGTGCGCGAACTCGCGGAGCGGGACATGGTGCCGGGCGGGGCCTACTCGAACTTCGAGTACGTGGCGGCGGACGTGTCGTTCGACGACGAGGTTGACGAGCCGGCGAGGCTGATACTGTGCGACCCGCAGACGTCCGGCGGGCTGTTGATGGCGGTTCCCCCGAAGAAGGCCGACGCGCTCG